In Deltaproteobacteria bacterium, the genomic window GCGAACTTCATCTCCAGCGGAGTGCCGCTGAAGGTGGTGCCCTTACCCCACAGGCGGGGATGGATCTGGCCGTCGATGAGCCACCACGCGTCGATGTGGGAGTTGGTCGCCAACCCCTCCCCCTGCACCACCACCGGCGCGCGGTGGCGAAACTCGTCGTCCAGAAAGTCCCAGGTCTCGCGCACTTCCATGACGTGGGAATCGGCATCCACGACGTCGATCTGTTTCATAGTGCTTCACCCCCGGGCGGCATCAGGCCTTTTCGCGCTCGAACCGCGCGGCTTCGCAGACGGCAAGAATCACCGCGTCGTCCTCGCCCGCGGCCACGAAGCCGTGGGGAATACGACCGTCGAAATGCACGGACTCGCCGGTTTGCAGGAGAAGGGCGCTGTACGGTTCCATGTAGAATTTCACCGGCCCGTTGACGACGTACAGGAACTCCTCCCCCGCATGGCCCTCGACGACCTTCGGCACGCGCGTCTCCTTGGGCAGTCGCACCAGCATCGGCAAGAGAGCCTTTTGAGCCAGCTCGCCGCTCAGCACACAATACTGGCCCCGGGCCGCGTCGTACACAATCCCGTCCCCCTCCCGGTTCACCGTCCTCGAGCCGTGCGCGAACGTCGCGAAGCCGGCGCCGCCCACCAGTTCCGACAAGTCCAGCCCGATCCCCTCGCACAAGCGCGTCAACACGTCGAAGTTCGGCGAAGTCTGGTTGTTCTCGATCTTGGACAACGTGGAGACGGCGATCCCGGTCTTCTCGGCAACCGCCGCCAGTGTCCAGTCGTTCTCACGCCGTATCCGACGGAGCAACCTGCTGAGACTGTTCGCCCGCTCAAACCGCGACACGTGTCCCACCCGATTCCGGCCGGAAATGACTATATGTCCTGACAAAAATAGGCATTAGACGAAAATAGGTTTCCCGATTGATCCCCAAACGTATTTACCCTTGCCCCGTGTACTCCTTCTCCGTCAGATTGACGTCCGTTTGCGAAACCACGAGAACCAGCGCGTCCCGGTCGCCCTCCGCGACCGTTGCGTGTGGCATCCGCGCGTCGAAGTGCACGGATTCCCCCGTCTTCAGGACTATCGAACGGTACGGTTCCATGAAGAACTTCACTGTTCCACTAAGAACGAAAACGAACTCTTCTCCCGCGTGAGACGCGACAACGGCCGGCGTCTCGCCGCCCTTCGGCACCCGAATCAACCGAGGCGCCATGACCTTCTTCGCGAGCTCGGCGCTCAGCACAAGGTACTCGCCGTGGGGTGATTGGTACCGGAGCCCGTCTCCCAGACGGTTGACGGTCCTGGACGCCTGGGCGAACGCGGAACCGCTTCCAGCCTGGAAAAATTCGGCCAGGTTCATTTCCAGGCCCTCGCACAGGCGAACGAGGACGTCGTAGTTGGGAGACGTCTGGTTTTTTTCGATCTTGGACAGGGTGGACACGGCGACGCCGGTCTTCCCGCTCACCGTGGCAAGAGTCCAGCCGTTCTCGCGCCGGAGACGGTGCAACGCCTGTCCGACATCGTGGGAGCGTGGTATTGCGCGCATGCGGCTCCTGTCTCGGTTTACGCGCGGCGGCAACAAAGGATACTTACGTTGCCGCCGTGAAATCATAGCTCGCCGGTGAAACAACGGTTCACTACTTTATAAGAACATATACCGTTGTCTGGAGCAAGCATCCGGACTAACGTTCCTCGCCGCGGCGAAAAGTTATTGACGGCTGAAACGGGCGGCGGAAAAGGAGAGAGTTTCGGCGTGGTGGCGCCGCCGATCTCGCCGCGCTAGACTTCCGGCATTCACGGCCCGCCGCCCGGGACGGTTGGGACGGGACCGAGGCGGATGTGGAGGGAGGGGCGGCGCCGGTGGGAATCGGAGGGAACATGAAACTCTACGGCTACTTTCGGAGCTCGGCGTCCTACCGGGTGCGCATCGCCTTGTCGCTCAAGGGCCTGGACTACGACCTTCAACCCATCCATCTGCGCCGCGGGGATCAGCGGGCAACGGACTATCTTGCGCAAAATCCCCAAGGGCTGGTCCCGGCGCTGGTGGATGACGGAAAGGTGCTCACGCAATCCCTGGCCATCGTGGAGTATCTGGAGGAACGGTTTCCGGAACCGGCTCTGCTGCCGGGCGGGGCGGCGGACCGGGCGTGGGTGCGGGCTCTGGCGCAGGTGGTGGCCTGCGACATCCACCCGATCAACAACCTGCGGATCCTGCAGTACCTGGAGAACGACCTGGAGCTGGACGACGGCGCCAGGGCCGCGTGGGCGCGCCGGTGGATCGAGGACGGCTTCGGCGCCATGGAAGCGATGCTGAAGGACGACCCGCGCACCGGGGACTACTGCTTCGGAGACAATCCGACGCTCGCCGATGTCTGCCTCGTCCCGCAGGTCTTCAACTCGCAGCGTTTCGCCGTGGACATGGGCCGGTTCCCCACCCTGGCGCGGATCCACGACAACTGCATGCGCCTTTCCGCGTTCAAGGACCAGGCCCCCGAACGACAGCCCGACGCCGAATGACCATCGCGCTGTCACCGGCGCGGCTGTTGGCGGCGGCAGCGTGCGCGGGCGGCCTCGTGCTCGCCGTCATGCCCACGCCCGCCGGACTGCCTCCCGCGGTCCTCCCCACCGCGGCGGTCGTGGTGGTGTGCGTGGGCCTTTGGGCCACGGCGGTCATCCCCGAATACCTCACGGCGGTCATCTTCTGCTTCCTGGCGGTGACCGTCACCGGCGCGCCGCCGGACACGGTCTTCGCGGGTTTTTCCTCTACCGCGGGGTGGTTGGTCTTCGGCGGCCTGATCATCGCCGCGGCGGTGCAGACCACCGGCCTCGGGGCGCGCATCGCCACCGCCGCGACGGCTTGGTTCGGCCGCTCCTATCGCGGCTTCCTGTGCCGCATCGTC contains:
- a CDS encoding XRE family transcriptional regulator, with the protein product MRAIPRSHDVGQALHRLRRENGWTLATVSGKTGVAVSTLSKIEKNQTSPNYDVLVRLCEGLEMNLAEFFQAGSGSAFAQASRTVNRLGDGLRYQSPHGEYLVLSAELAKKVMAPRLIRVPKGGETPAVVASHAGEEFVFVLSGTVKFFMEPYRSIVLKTGESVHFDARMPHATVAEGDRDALVLVVSQTDVNLTEKEYTGQG
- a CDS encoding XRE family transcriptional regulator codes for the protein MSRFERANSLSRLLRRIRRENDWTLAAVAEKTGIAVSTLSKIENNQTSPNFDVLTRLCEGIGLDLSELVGGAGFATFAHGSRTVNREGDGIVYDAARGQYCVLSGELAQKALLPMLVRLPKETRVPKVVEGHAGEEFLYVVNGPVKFYMEPYSALLLQTGESVHFDGRIPHGFVAAGEDDAVILAVCEAARFEREKA
- the maiA gene encoding maleylacetoacetate isomerase; this translates as MKLYGYFRSSASYRVRIALSLKGLDYDLQPIHLRRGDQRATDYLAQNPQGLVPALVDDGKVLTQSLAIVEYLEERFPEPALLPGGAADRAWVRALAQVVACDIHPINNLRILQYLENDLELDDGARAAWARRWIEDGFGAMEAMLKDDPRTGDYCFGDNPTLADVCLVPQVFNSQRFAVDMGRFPTLARIHDNCMRLSAFKDQAPERQPDAE